A portion of the Cryptomeria japonica chromosome 5, Sugi_1.0, whole genome shotgun sequence genome contains these proteins:
- the LOC131043301 gene encoding stearoyl-[acyl-carrier-protein] 9-desaturase, chloroplastic yields the protein MASAFAVKCRATPKYGGSGLFSASSSGLSGARIGGSSWQLGLAARSHRVLMTMTLPPKPKEVEEGKNHFYKREVHEQVLHSMPPQKIEIFKSLEGWAEDNLLIHLKPVEKSWQPQDFLPDPASEGFIDDVKELRERSLELPDDYLICLVGDMITEEALPTYQTMLNTLDGVRDETGASPTPWALWTRMWTAEENRHGDLLNKYLYLCGRVDMRQIEKTIQYLIGSGMDPRTENSPFLGFLYTSFQERATFISHGNTARFAKDHGDLKLAQICGTIAADEKRHETAYTKIVEKLFEVDPDGTVVAFEDMMRKKISMPAHLMYDGQDDNLFDHFSAVAQRLGVYTARDYADILEFLVKRWNVEKLEGLSAEGRKAQDYVCKLPPRIRRLEERAQERVKQAQKCGFSWIFNRELML from the exons ATGGCATCTGCGTTTGCTGTGAAATGCAGGGCGACCCCTAAATATGGCGGAAGTGGACTCTTTTCTGCGTCTTCTTCAGGTCTTAGTGGCGCTAGAATTGGAGGATCTTCGTGGCAGCTAGGTTTGGCGGCCAGATCTCACAGGGTTTTGATGACTATGACACTTCCTCCTAAGCCCAA GGAAGTTGAAGAGGGTAAAAATCATTTCTACAAACGTGAGGTTCATGAACAGGTGCTTCATTCCATGCCACCTCAGAAGATCGAAATCTTTAAATCACTTGAGGGTTGGGCAGAAGATAACTTATTGATCCATTTAAAACCTGTTGAGAAGTCTTGGCAGCCACAAGATTTTTTGCCCGATCCTGCTTCTGAGGGCTTTATTGATGATGTTAAAGAGTTACGGGAGAGATCTCTTGAATTGCCGGATGATTACTTAATTTGTCTAGTGGGAGATATGATTACAGAGGAAGCTTTGCCGACTTATCAGACTATGCTCAACACTCTAGATGGTGTGCGGGATGAGACTGGCGCCAGTCCCACACCCTGGGCTTTGTGGACTCGCATGTGGACAGCCGAGGAGAACAGACACGGTGATCTTCTAAATAAGTATCTTTACTTGTGTGGCCGCGTGGATATGAGACAGATTGAAAAGACCATACAGTACCTCATTGGATCAGGAATG GATCCACGGACAGAAAATAGTCCCTTTCTTGGCTTCTTGTATACATCTTTCCAAGAAAGGGCAACGTTCATATCACATGGTAATACTGCAAGATTTGCCAAAGATCATGGTGATCTCAAACTAGCTCAAATATGTGGAACTATTGCTGCAGATGAGAAGCGTCACGAGACTGCATATAccaagatagttgaaaagttgttTGAGGTCGACCCTGATGGTACGGTCGTAGCCTTTGAAGACATGATGCGGAAGAAGATTTCTATGCCTGCCCATTTGATGTATGATGGGCAGGATGATAATTTGTTTGACCACTTTTCAGCTGTTGCACAGAGGTTAGGGGTATACACAGCAAGGGACTATGCTGATATCTTGGAATTCTTGGTTAAGAGATGGAATGTGGAGAAATTGGAAGGTCTTTCAGCTGAGGGAAGGAAGGCTCAAGATTATGTATGCAAATTGCCCCCTCGTATCAGGAGGCTCGAAGAACGAGCTCAAGAAAGGGTAAAACAGGCCCAGAAATGTGGTTTTAGCTGGATATTCAATAGAGAACTGATGCTGTGA